One Theropithecus gelada isolate Dixy chromosome 20, Tgel_1.0, whole genome shotgun sequence DNA segment encodes these proteins:
- the E2F4 gene encoding transcription factor E2F4 isoform X2, with translation MAEAGPQAPPPPGTPSRHEKSLGLLTTKFVSLLQEAKDGVLDLKLAADTLAVRQKRRIYDITNVLEGIGLIEKKSKNSIQWKGVGPGCNTREIADKLIELKAEIEELQQREQELDQHKVWVQQSIRNVTEDVQNSCLAYVTHEDICRCFAGDTLLAIRAPSGTSLEVPIPEGLNGQKKYQIHLKSVSGPIEVLLVNKEAWSSPPVAVPVPPPEDLLQNPPAVSTPPPLPKPALAQSQSQEASRPNSPQLTPTPVPGSAEVQGMAGPAAEITVSGGPGTDSKDSGELSSLPLGPTALDTRPLQSSALLDSSSSSSSSSSSSSSSSSNSSSLSGPNPSTSFEPIKADPTGVLELPKELSEIFDPTRECMSSELLEELMSSEVFAPLLRLSPPPGDHDYIYNLDESEGVCDLFDVPVLNL, from the exons ATGGCGGAGGCCGGGCCGCAGGCGCCGCCGCCCCCGGGCACTCCAAGCCGGCACGAAAAGAGCCTGGGACTGCTCACCACCAAGTTCGTGTCTCTTCTGCAGGAGGCCAAGGACGGCGTGCTTGACCTCAAGCTG GCAGCTGACACCCTAGCTGTACGCCAGAAGCGGCGGATTTACGACATTACCAATGTTTTGGAAGGTATCGGGCTGATCGAGAAAAAGTCCAAGAACAGCATCCAGTGGAA GGGTGTGGGGCCTGGCTGCAATACCCGGGAGATTGCCGACAAGCTGATTGAGCTCAAGGCAGAGATCGAGGAGCTGCAGCAGCGGGAGCAAGAACTAGACCAGCACAAGGTGTGGGTGCAGCAGAGCATCCGGAACGTCACAGAGGACGTGCAGAACAGCTG TTTGGCCTACGTCACTCATGAGGACATCTGCAGATGCTTTGCTG GAGATACCCTCTTGGCCATCCGGGCCCCATCAGGCACCAGCCTGGAGGTGCCCATCCCAGAG GGTCTCAATGGGCAGAAGAAGTACCAGATTCACCTGAAGAGTGTGAGTGGTCCCATTGAGGTTCTGCTGGTGAACAAGGAGGCATGGAGCTCACCCCCTGTGGCTGTGCCTGTGCCACCACCTGAAGATCTGCTCCAGAACCCGCCCGCTGTTTCCACGCCTCCACCTCTGCCGAAGCCTGCCCTAGCCCAGTCCCAATCCCAGGAAGCCTCACGTCCAAATAGTCCTCAACTCACTCCCACTCCTGTCCCCGGCAGTGCGGAAGTCCAGGGAATGGCTGGCCCagcagctgagatcacag TGAGTGGCGGCCCTGGAACTGATAGCAAGGACAGTGGTGAGCTCAGTTCACTCCCACTGGGCCCAACAGCACTGGACACCCGGCCACTGCAGTCTTCTGCCCTGctggacagcagcagcagcagcagcagcagcagtagcagcagcagcagcagcagcagtaacaGCAGCAGTTTATCTGGACCCAACCCTTCTACCTCCTTTGAGCCCATCAAGGCAGACCCCACAGGTG ttttggaactccCCAAAGAGCTGTCAGAAATCTTTGATCCCACACGAG AGTGCATGAGCTCGGAGCTGCTGGAGGAGTTGATGTCCTCAGAAG TGTTTGCCCCGCTGCTCCGTCTTTCTCCACCCCCCGGAGACCACGATTATATCTACAACCTGGACGAGAGTGAAGGTGTCTGTGACCTCTTTGATGTGCCTGTTCTCAACCTCTGA
- the E2F4 gene encoding transcription factor E2F4 isoform X1, with amino-acid sequence MAEAGPQAPPPPGTPSRHEKSLGLLTTKFVSLLQEAKDGVLDLKLAADTLAVRQKRRIYDITNVLEGIGLIEKKSKNSIQWKGVGPGCNTREIADKLIELKAEIEELQQREQELDQHKVWVQQSIRNVTEDVQNSCLAYVTHEDICRCFAGDTLLAIRAPSGTSLEVPIPEGLNGQKKYQIHLKSVSGPIEVLLVNKEAWSSPPVAVPVPPPEDLLQNPPAVSTPPPLPKPALAQSQSQEASRPNSPQLTPTPVPGSAEVQGMAGPAAEITVSGGPGTDSKDSGELSSLPLGPTALDTRPLQSSALLDSSSSSSSSSSSSSSSSSNSSSLSGPNPSTSFEPIKADPTGVLELPKELSEIFDPTRGRLLHSSLGVGVRDTAHWVLRLFSCPFEDLVVALMVTGAKGEVPDGPVGFPFLGFGSWRVGSWNVSN; translated from the exons ATGGCGGAGGCCGGGCCGCAGGCGCCGCCGCCCCCGGGCACTCCAAGCCGGCACGAAAAGAGCCTGGGACTGCTCACCACCAAGTTCGTGTCTCTTCTGCAGGAGGCCAAGGACGGCGTGCTTGACCTCAAGCTG GCAGCTGACACCCTAGCTGTACGCCAGAAGCGGCGGATTTACGACATTACCAATGTTTTGGAAGGTATCGGGCTGATCGAGAAAAAGTCCAAGAACAGCATCCAGTGGAA GGGTGTGGGGCCTGGCTGCAATACCCGGGAGATTGCCGACAAGCTGATTGAGCTCAAGGCAGAGATCGAGGAGCTGCAGCAGCGGGAGCAAGAACTAGACCAGCACAAGGTGTGGGTGCAGCAGAGCATCCGGAACGTCACAGAGGACGTGCAGAACAGCTG TTTGGCCTACGTCACTCATGAGGACATCTGCAGATGCTTTGCTG GAGATACCCTCTTGGCCATCCGGGCCCCATCAGGCACCAGCCTGGAGGTGCCCATCCCAGAG GGTCTCAATGGGCAGAAGAAGTACCAGATTCACCTGAAGAGTGTGAGTGGTCCCATTGAGGTTCTGCTGGTGAACAAGGAGGCATGGAGCTCACCCCCTGTGGCTGTGCCTGTGCCACCACCTGAAGATCTGCTCCAGAACCCGCCCGCTGTTTCCACGCCTCCACCTCTGCCGAAGCCTGCCCTAGCCCAGTCCCAATCCCAGGAAGCCTCACGTCCAAATAGTCCTCAACTCACTCCCACTCCTGTCCCCGGCAGTGCGGAAGTCCAGGGAATGGCTGGCCCagcagctgagatcacag TGAGTGGCGGCCCTGGAACTGATAGCAAGGACAGTGGTGAGCTCAGTTCACTCCCACTGGGCCCAACAGCACTGGACACCCGGCCACTGCAGTCTTCTGCCCTGctggacagcagcagcagcagcagcagcagcagtagcagcagcagcagcagcagcagtaacaGCAGCAGTTTATCTGGACCCAACCCTTCTACCTCCTTTGAGCCCATCAAGGCAGACCCCACAGGTG ttttggaactccCCAAAGAGCTGTCAGAAATCTTTGATCCCACACGAGGTAGGCTGCTGCATTCCTCCCTGGGGGTAGGGGTAAGGGACACAGCTCATTGGGTCCTACGGCTGTTTTCTTGCCCTTTTGAGGACCTTGTGGTGGCGCTTATGGTAACTGGGGCAAAGGGTGAAGTTCCTGATGGGCCAGTGGGGTTCCCTTTCCTGGGCTTTGGTAGCTGGAGAGTTGGGAGCTGGAATGTTAGTAACTGA
- the E2F4 gene encoding transcription factor E2F4 isoform X3 → MAEAGPQAPPPPGTPSRHEKSLGLLTTKFVSLLQEAKDGVLDLKLAADTLAVRQKRRIYDITNVLEGIGLIEKKSKNSIQWKGVGPGCNTREIADKLIELKAEIEELQQREQELDQHKVWVQQSIRNVTEDVQNSCLAYVTHEDICRCFAGDTLLAIRAPSGTSLEVPIPEGLNGQKKYQIHLKSVSGPIEVLLVNKEAWSSPPVAVPVPPPEDLLQNPPAVSTPPPLPKPALAQSQSQEASRPNSPQLTPTPVPGSAEVQGMAGPAAEITVSGGPGTDSKDSGELSSLPLGPTALDTRPLQSSALLDSSSSSSSSSSSSSSSSSNSSSLSGPNPSTSFEPIKADPTGGDFGTPQRAVRNL, encoded by the exons ATGGCGGAGGCCGGGCCGCAGGCGCCGCCGCCCCCGGGCACTCCAAGCCGGCACGAAAAGAGCCTGGGACTGCTCACCACCAAGTTCGTGTCTCTTCTGCAGGAGGCCAAGGACGGCGTGCTTGACCTCAAGCTG GCAGCTGACACCCTAGCTGTACGCCAGAAGCGGCGGATTTACGACATTACCAATGTTTTGGAAGGTATCGGGCTGATCGAGAAAAAGTCCAAGAACAGCATCCAGTGGAA GGGTGTGGGGCCTGGCTGCAATACCCGGGAGATTGCCGACAAGCTGATTGAGCTCAAGGCAGAGATCGAGGAGCTGCAGCAGCGGGAGCAAGAACTAGACCAGCACAAGGTGTGGGTGCAGCAGAGCATCCGGAACGTCACAGAGGACGTGCAGAACAGCTG TTTGGCCTACGTCACTCATGAGGACATCTGCAGATGCTTTGCTG GAGATACCCTCTTGGCCATCCGGGCCCCATCAGGCACCAGCCTGGAGGTGCCCATCCCAGAG GGTCTCAATGGGCAGAAGAAGTACCAGATTCACCTGAAGAGTGTGAGTGGTCCCATTGAGGTTCTGCTGGTGAACAAGGAGGCATGGAGCTCACCCCCTGTGGCTGTGCCTGTGCCACCACCTGAAGATCTGCTCCAGAACCCGCCCGCTGTTTCCACGCCTCCACCTCTGCCGAAGCCTGCCCTAGCCCAGTCCCAATCCCAGGAAGCCTCACGTCCAAATAGTCCTCAACTCACTCCCACTCCTGTCCCCGGCAGTGCGGAAGTCCAGGGAATGGCTGGCCCagcagctgagatcacag TGAGTGGCGGCCCTGGAACTGATAGCAAGGACAGTGGTGAGCTCAGTTCACTCCCACTGGGCCCAACAGCACTGGACACCCGGCCACTGCAGTCTTCTGCCCTGctggacagcagcagcagcagcagcagcagcagtagcagcagcagcagcagcagcagtaacaGCAGCAGTTTATCTGGACCCAACCCTTCTACCTCCTTTGAGCCCATCAAGGCAGACCCCACAGGTGGTGA ttttggaactccCCAAAGAGCTGTCAGAAATCTTTGA
- the ELMO3 gene encoding engulfment and cell motility protein 3 isoform X2, with protein sequence MTPPRNVVKIAIQMRDAIPQLIQLDQAKPLAAVLKEVCDAWSLTHSERYALQFADGHRRYITENDLEAEQLLGGLQSDSREGRREALRHLVPLASDMTFAREVISRNGLQRLGTIIEDGDDLGEVLALSLRAFLELMEHGVVSWETLSIPFVRKVVCYVNMNLMDASVPPLALGLLESVTLSSPALGQLVKSEVPLDRLLVHLQVMNHQLQTKAMALLTALLQGASPVERKHMLDYLWQRNLRQFIYKNIIHSAAPMGDEMAHHLYVLQALTLGLLEPRMRTPLDPYNQEQREQLQVLRQAAFEVEGESSGTGLSADRRRSLCAREFRKLGFSNSNPAQDLERVPPGLLALDNMLYFSRNAPSAYSRFVLENSSREDKHECPFARGSIQLTVLLCELLHVGEPCSETAQDFSPMFFGQDQSFHELFCVGIQLLNKTWKEMRATQEDFDKVMQVVREQLARTLALKPTSLELFRTKVNALTYGEVLRLRQTERLHQEGTLAPPILELREKLKPELMGLIRQQRLLRLCEGTLFRKISSRRRQDKLWFCCLSPNHKLLQYGDMEEGASPPTLESLPEQLPVADMRALLTGKDCPHVREKGSGKQNKDLYELAFSISYDRGEEEAYLNFIAPSKREFYLWTDGLSALLGSPMSSEQTRLDLEQLLTMETKLRLLELENVPIPEQPPPVPPPPTNFNFCYDCSIAEP encoded by the exons ATGACGCCTCCGCGGAACGTGGTGAAGATTGCCATCCAGATGCGTGACGCCATCCCGCAGCTCATCCAGCTGGACCAG GCGAAGCCCCTGGCCGCTGTGCTGAAGGAGGTGTGCGACGC GTGGAGCCTGACGCACTCTGAGCGCTACGCCCTGCAGTTTGCGGATGGGCACAGGAGATACATCACTGAGAAT GACCTTGAGGCTGAGCAGCTCTTGGGTGGGCTGCAGAGTGACAGTCGTGAAGGGCGCCGGGAAGCCCTGAGACACCTTGTCCCTCTGGCCTCGGACATGACCTTTGCCAGGGAGGTCATCAGCCGTAATGGGCTCCAGAGACTAGGCACCATCATTGAGGATGGGGACGA CCTAGGAGAGGTGCTGGCCCTCAGCCTGAGGGCCTTCTTGGAGCTCATGGAGCACGGCGTGGTGTCCTGGGAGACACTGAGCATCCCCTTTGTGAGGAAG GTGGTGTGCTACGTGAACATGAACCTCATGGACGCCTCCGTGCCACCCCTGGCTCTTGGGCTGCTGGAGAGTGTGACCTTGAGCAGCCCAGCCCTGGGCCAGCTGGTCAAGAGTGAGGTGCCCTTGGATAGGCTGCTGGTGCACCTACAAGT GATGAACCACCAACTGCAAACCAAGGCCATGGCCCTGCTGACAGCCTTGCTGCAGGGGGCCAGCCCTGTAGAACGCAAG CACATGCTTGACTATCTCTGGCAGAGGAACCTTCGCCAGTTCATCTATAAG AACATCATCCACAGTGCAGCACCAATGGGCGACGAGATGGCTCATCACCTGTATGTACTGCAGGCCCTCACGCTGGGGCTGCTGGAGCCGCGTATGCGGACGCCCCTGGACCCCTACAACCAG GAGCAGCGGGAGCAGCTGCAGGTCCTACGCCAGGCTGCCTTCGAGGTGGAGGGGGAGTCCTCCGGTACCGGGCTGAGTGCTGACCGTCGCCGTTCCCTCTGTGCCCGAGAGTTCCGCAAACTGGGCTTCTCT AACAGCAACCCAGCGCAGGACCTGGAGCGCGTGCCCCCCGGTCTACTGGCCCTGGACAACATGTTGTACTTCTCCAGAAATGCACCCAGCGCGTACAGCCGG TTTGTGTTAGAGAACAGCAGCCGCGAGGACAAGCACGAGTGCCCCTTTGCCCGGGGCAGTATCCAGCTGACGGTGCTGCTGTGTGAGCTGCTCCACGTTGGGGAGCCCT GCTCTGAGACAGCCCAGGACTTCTCGCCCATGTTCTTTGGCCAAGACCAGAGCTTCCACGAGCTCTTCTGTGTGGGTATCCAGCTGTTGAATAAGACCTGGAAGGAGATGCGGGCCACACAGGAGGACTTCGAcaag GTCATGCAGGTGGTGCGGGAGCAGCTGGCCCGCACTCTGGCCCTGAAGCCCACCTCCCTGGAGCTCTTCCGAACCAAGGTGAATGCGCTCACATACGGGGAGGTGCTGCGGCTGCGGCAGACCGAACGGCTGCACCAGGAGGGCACACTGGCTCCCCCTATACT GGAGCTGCGGGAGAAGCTGAAGCCAGAGCTCATGGGCCTGATCCGCCAGCAGCGCTTGCTCCGCCTCTGTGAGGGGACGCTCTTCCGCAAGATCAGCAGCCGGCGGCGCCAGG aCAAGCTGTGGTTCTGCTGCCTGTCCCCCAACCACAAGCTGCTGCAGTACGGAGACATGGAGGAGGGCGCCAGCCCACCTACCCTGGAGAGTCTACCTGAGCAAC TCCCTGTGGCCGACATGAGGGCACTCCTGACAGGCAAGGACTGCCCCCATGTCCGGGAGAAGGGCTCCGGGAAGCAGAACAAG GACCTCTATGAGTTGGCCTTCTCGATCAGCTATGACCGCGGGGAGGAGGAGGCGTACCTCAACTTCATTGCCCCCTCCAAGCGGGAG TTCTACCTGTGGACAGACGGGCTCAGTGCCTTGCTGGGCAGTCCCATGAGCAGTGAGCAGACACGGCTGGACCTGGAGCAGCTGCTGACCATGGAGACCAAGCTGCGTCTGCTGGAGCTGGAGAACGTGCCCATCCCTGAGCAGCCAC
- the ELMO3 gene encoding engulfment and cell motility protein 3 isoform X1: MTPPRNVVKIAIQMRDAIPQLIQLDQAKPLAAVLKEVCDAWSLTHSERYALQFADGHRRYITENNRAEIKNGSILCLSTAPDLEAEQLLGGLQSDSREGRREALRHLVPLASDMTFAREVISRNGLQRLGTIIEDGDDLGEVLALSLRAFLELMEHGVVSWETLSIPFVRKVVCYVNMNLMDASVPPLALGLLESVTLSSPALGQLVKSEVPLDRLLVHLQVMNHQLQTKAMALLTALLQGASPVERKHMLDYLWQRNLRQFIYKNIIHSAAPMGDEMAHHLYVLQALTLGLLEPRMRTPLDPYNQEQREQLQVLRQAAFEVEGESSGTGLSADRRRSLCAREFRKLGFSNSNPAQDLERVPPGLLALDNMLYFSRNAPSAYSRFVLENSSREDKHECPFARGSIQLTVLLCELLHVGEPCSETAQDFSPMFFGQDQSFHELFCVGIQLLNKTWKEMRATQEDFDKVMQVVREQLARTLALKPTSLELFRTKVNALTYGEVLRLRQTERLHQEGTLAPPILELREKLKPELMGLIRQQRLLRLCEGTLFRKISSRRRQDKLWFCCLSPNHKLLQYGDMEEGASPPTLESLPEQLPVADMRALLTGKDCPHVREKGSGKQNKDLYELAFSISYDRGEEEAYLNFIAPSKREFYLWTDGLSALLGSPMSSEQTRLDLEQLLTMETKLRLLELENVPIPEQPPPVPPPPTNFNFCYDCSIAEP, encoded by the exons ATGACGCCTCCGCGGAACGTGGTGAAGATTGCCATCCAGATGCGTGACGCCATCCCGCAGCTCATCCAGCTGGACCAG GCGAAGCCCCTGGCCGCTGTGCTGAAGGAGGTGTGCGACGC GTGGAGCCTGACGCACTCTGAGCGCTACGCCCTGCAGTTTGCGGATGGGCACAGGAGATACATCACTGAGAAT AACCGCGCGGAGATCAAGAATGGCAGCATCCTATGCCTCAGCACGGCCCCA GACCTTGAGGCTGAGCAGCTCTTGGGTGGGCTGCAGAGTGACAGTCGTGAAGGGCGCCGGGAAGCCCTGAGACACCTTGTCCCTCTGGCCTCGGACATGACCTTTGCCAGGGAGGTCATCAGCCGTAATGGGCTCCAGAGACTAGGCACCATCATTGAGGATGGGGACGA CCTAGGAGAGGTGCTGGCCCTCAGCCTGAGGGCCTTCTTGGAGCTCATGGAGCACGGCGTGGTGTCCTGGGAGACACTGAGCATCCCCTTTGTGAGGAAG GTGGTGTGCTACGTGAACATGAACCTCATGGACGCCTCCGTGCCACCCCTGGCTCTTGGGCTGCTGGAGAGTGTGACCTTGAGCAGCCCAGCCCTGGGCCAGCTGGTCAAGAGTGAGGTGCCCTTGGATAGGCTGCTGGTGCACCTACAAGT GATGAACCACCAACTGCAAACCAAGGCCATGGCCCTGCTGACAGCCTTGCTGCAGGGGGCCAGCCCTGTAGAACGCAAG CACATGCTTGACTATCTCTGGCAGAGGAACCTTCGCCAGTTCATCTATAAG AACATCATCCACAGTGCAGCACCAATGGGCGACGAGATGGCTCATCACCTGTATGTACTGCAGGCCCTCACGCTGGGGCTGCTGGAGCCGCGTATGCGGACGCCCCTGGACCCCTACAACCAG GAGCAGCGGGAGCAGCTGCAGGTCCTACGCCAGGCTGCCTTCGAGGTGGAGGGGGAGTCCTCCGGTACCGGGCTGAGTGCTGACCGTCGCCGTTCCCTCTGTGCCCGAGAGTTCCGCAAACTGGGCTTCTCT AACAGCAACCCAGCGCAGGACCTGGAGCGCGTGCCCCCCGGTCTACTGGCCCTGGACAACATGTTGTACTTCTCCAGAAATGCACCCAGCGCGTACAGCCGG TTTGTGTTAGAGAACAGCAGCCGCGAGGACAAGCACGAGTGCCCCTTTGCCCGGGGCAGTATCCAGCTGACGGTGCTGCTGTGTGAGCTGCTCCACGTTGGGGAGCCCT GCTCTGAGACAGCCCAGGACTTCTCGCCCATGTTCTTTGGCCAAGACCAGAGCTTCCACGAGCTCTTCTGTGTGGGTATCCAGCTGTTGAATAAGACCTGGAAGGAGATGCGGGCCACACAGGAGGACTTCGAcaag GTCATGCAGGTGGTGCGGGAGCAGCTGGCCCGCACTCTGGCCCTGAAGCCCACCTCCCTGGAGCTCTTCCGAACCAAGGTGAATGCGCTCACATACGGGGAGGTGCTGCGGCTGCGGCAGACCGAACGGCTGCACCAGGAGGGCACACTGGCTCCCCCTATACT GGAGCTGCGGGAGAAGCTGAAGCCAGAGCTCATGGGCCTGATCCGCCAGCAGCGCTTGCTCCGCCTCTGTGAGGGGACGCTCTTCCGCAAGATCAGCAGCCGGCGGCGCCAGG aCAAGCTGTGGTTCTGCTGCCTGTCCCCCAACCACAAGCTGCTGCAGTACGGAGACATGGAGGAGGGCGCCAGCCCACCTACCCTGGAGAGTCTACCTGAGCAAC TCCCTGTGGCCGACATGAGGGCACTCCTGACAGGCAAGGACTGCCCCCATGTCCGGGAGAAGGGCTCCGGGAAGCAGAACAAG GACCTCTATGAGTTGGCCTTCTCGATCAGCTATGACCGCGGGGAGGAGGAGGCGTACCTCAACTTCATTGCCCCCTCCAAGCGGGAG TTCTACCTGTGGACAGACGGGCTCAGTGCCTTGCTGGGCAGTCCCATGAGCAGTGAGCAGACACGGCTGGACCTGGAGCAGCTGCTGACCATGGAGACCAAGCTGCGTCTGCTGGAGCTGGAGAACGTGCCCATCCCTGAGCAGCCAC